The genomic stretch TCCCCGGTCCTGATTGAGGCGGAGGCTCGTGATCTCGAGCGCCTTGCCTGACTTGGGCGTCACCTTGATGTAGGCGTGGAGATCATCACCCGCCATGGCCCCGGGGGCGAAATAGCCCTTGGCATCGTGATAAGACAGGATGATTTTGGCCCCCTTGGCCAGGGAATCGTCGCGCAGCGAGACATCGTACGTGCTTCCGACCCCGGTTTTGCGCCCACGAAGGGCGTCAGCACTCATGCCTGCAGTGGAAACGGAAGCGACTGAAAGGGGCGCCGTGTGGCATCCATTCAGGATGGCCAAGGCGATGAAAGACAGCGCGACGTGCTTGAACAAGTGTGACTCCTCGGCCTATCAATGGCCACCACCGTCGAGAGATTCTAGTTACCGATGATTTCGGTCACGCGCGCGCCTTGCTTGCGCTGAAATCTATATTTCACAGAAAGCCTGGATTAACTCCTGGTTAATGCAAGTCAAGACGGTGGAGGGTTCGGTTCAGGAGGTTTATCGCGGTTCTCCCGCGCCCCGGGGCAAAGCCCCAGGGCGCGGGAGAACGGATGCCCTCAGCGGCCGAACATTTGCTTCAGGAAGGCCGTGATGGCCGGGGTGACCAGGCGCTCGCCGGGGCGGCCGATCGCCTCGTTGATCTCCATGTGGTTGTACGCCGTCACGTGCTGGAACTGGTCGCCGCGCTGCAGCGGGTCGGCTTGCCGGGTCAGGTCGTGGAATTGCCGCGCCTCACGGATGCGCTCGGCCGAGCCCTGCACGAAGACCAGGAAGGGCGGCGTCTGACGGCCCGAATCCACCTGATACAGGGGCGAGGCGTCGCGTCGCACCGCGCGATCCTTGCCGAAGGCGTTCAGCACCAGTTCCTCGATCCAGGGGCCATTCGTGTTGATCAGGTCGTAGTTGGAGGTGTCGACGCTGACGACGCCGCGCAGCGAGCCCAGCCCGACGCGACCGACGGCCTCGGCCAGGTACTTGGCGTGGGTGCCGGCCAGCGAGACCAGATGGGCACCGGCCGAATGCCCCATCAGGGCGATCGCCTGCGGGTCTCCCCCGTGCGCCGCGATGTTCTGCTTGACCCAGCCGATCGCGGCGCAGACGTCGCGGATCTGGTCCGGATGCATGGCGCGCCGTCCGACCGGCACGTTCGGGTCGGCCAGCCGGTAGTTGGTCGAGACGAAGACGTAGCCGAGCGACTTGAAGTAGGCCCGCTTGGCCTCGAGGTCGTTGCCCTTGTCGCCCATCTTCCAACCACCGCCATGCACCCAGACCACGACGGGCCGGCTGGCCCGGCGCTCGCTGGTGCCGTACACGTCCAGCGCCTGCTCGGCTGACCTGCCGTAGCGCACGTTCCGTACCACGGTGGCCTGGCGCTCCGAGATGGGGCTGAGCGCCTGGCTCGACATTGCCATCAGGCTGCGCTCGGGTTGGGCCGCCGCGACGCTTGCCTCCACGGGCGCCGTGGCCGTTCTCAACACCGCCGAGGGCACGTTCTGGGCACAGCCGGCCAGCATCAGGCCGGCCAGGGTCAACGCGATGGCAAGGGGGTGACGCATGGGGTGAACTCCTTCTCTTGGCCCGGCGCTCGCCGGGCAACTCTCACACCCGCATTGTGAGGCG from Candidatus Sericytochromatia bacterium encodes the following:
- a CDS encoding alpha/beta hydrolase, which gives rise to MRHPLAIALTLAGLMLAGCAQNVPSAVLRTATAPVEASVAAAQPERSLMAMSSQALSPISERQATVVRNVRYGRSAEQALDVYGTSERRASRPVVVWVHGGGWKMGDKGNDLEAKRAYFKSLGYVFVSTNYRLADPNVPVGRRAMHPDQIRDVCAAIGWVKQNIAAHGGDPQAIALMGHSAGAHLVSLAGTHAKYLAEAVGRVGLGSLRGVVSVDTSNYDLINTNGPWIEELVLNAFGKDRAVRRDASPLYQVDSGRQTPPFLVFVQGSAERIREARQFHDLTRQADPLQRGDQFQHVTAYNHMEINEAIGRPGERLVTPAITAFLKQMFGR